The Montipora capricornis isolate CH-2021 chromosome 3, ASM3666992v2, whole genome shotgun sequence genome window below encodes:
- the LOC138040692 gene encoding tigger transposable element-derived protein 6-like encodes MRNCVKCSSLTNYICLKCAKPVCNKSKECSSPADEDSLGWKAGVSVAYCVSCFDVPTPKVAKQARIPVKDIKPVTKKFTAKKPPMPPQANDGQRKCLSLKEKIEVIRKSNEGNSTRKLAKIFDGGKTQIVKILKQKARILESWNSNEGAQSQKRLNVEKYGEINGLLWKWYTRARESNIPVDGPMLVEEARIIAERIGDDTFKGTSGWLDKWKKRHKIGQMNISGEEGDVSQETIDSWNERLKELTRGYSPRDIWNEDETGCFWKAMLQKSLSQKGKRCRGSKNAKQRITSAFFVNVAGNKEALIVIGSSRRPRCFARLANPSYPCGAQYFSNEKAWMRTEIMVTILTRLNNRLKREERHIILFLDNAPCHPPSLTDMFSNIKVAFLPKNTTSRTQPLDADIIKVWKIYYKRKLLRHIVSQVDGEHSASEIVKSVNLLMAVRWMVNAWDEVKCEVISKCFRHVGMYPSAMELDEDDDDPFAGEELLDLEALVQKMFKKVIDAAPYAAFDDDADAY; translated from the coding sequence ATGAGGAACTGTGTTAAATGCTCAAGTCTTACGAATTATATTTGTCTGAAGTGCGCAAAACCTGTCTGTAACAAGTCTAAAGAATGTTCATCCCCTGCTGACGAAGACAGCCTAGGCTGGAAAGCTGGTGTATCGGTGGCTTATTGCGTTTCTTGTTTTGACGTGCCGACCCCGAAGGTGGCCAAGCAAGCAAGAATCCCAGTTAAGGACATCAAACCAGTTACAAAGAAATTCACAGCGAAGAAGCCACCAATGCCCCCACAAGCTAATGATGGTCAAAGGAAATGTCTTTCcctgaaagaaaaaatagaagTCATCCGGAAATCTAACGAGGGTAACAGCACGAGAAAGttagcgaaaatatttgatggcgGGAAAACACAGATTGTCAAAATCCTGAAGCAGAAAGCTAGGATTCTAGAATCGTGGAACTCTAATGAAGGAGCTCAATCTCAAAAGAGATTGAATGTTGAAAAGTATGGCGAAATCAATGGTTTGTTGTGGAAATGGTATACCAGAGCAAGAGAGTCAAATATCCCTGTTGATGGCCCCATGCTGGTCGAAGAAGCGCGAATCATAGCTGAGAGAATTGGAGATGACACATTTAAAGGAACAAGTGGTTGGCTAGACAAGTGGAAAAAGAGACATAAAATCGGCCAAATGAATATTTCTGGGGAAGAGGGAGATGTAAGCCAAGAGACGATAGACAGCTGGAATGAAAGATTGAAAGAGCTAACTAGGGGCTACTCACCGAGGGATATATGGAATGAGGACGAAACTGGCTGTTTCTGGAAGGCGATGCTTCAGAAATCGCTCTCTCAAAAGGGGAAACGCTGTAGGGGCAGCAAAAATGCGAAGCAACGAATAACCTCTGCATTCTTTGTGAATGTAGCGGGCAACAAAGAGGCCCTTATTGTGATAGGAAGTAGCAGACGACCGCGCTGCTTCGCACGTTTGGCAAATCCATCATACCCCTGCGGTGCCCAGTACTTCAGCAACGAGAAGGCGTGGATGAGAACCGAGATAATGGTTACTATCCTTACCAGGTTGAACAACCGTCTGAAAAGAGAGGAAAGGCATATTATCCTTTTCTTAGACAATGCACCATGTCATCCACCCTCGCTGACAGACATGTTCTCCAACATTAAAGTGGCATTTCTACCGAAGAACACCACATCGCGCACGCAGCCCCTGGATGCAGATATAATCAAGGTGTGGAAGATCTACTACAAAAGGAAGTTGCTGCGGCATATCGTTAGTCAAGTTGACGGAGAACACTCTGCCAGCGAGATAGTAAAGTCTGTGAACCTCCTAATGGCCGTGCGATGGATGGTAAATGCGTGGGACGAAGTCAAGTGCGAGGTAATCAGTAAGTGTTTCAGACATGTTGGAATGTACCCCTCAGCCATGGAATtggatgaagatgacgatgaccCGTTTGCCGGTGAGGAGTTACTAGACCTTGAAGCCCTGGTGCAGAAgatgtttaagaaagttattGACGCTGCACCCTATGCTGCCTTCGACGATGATGCGGACGCCTATTAA